A region from the Bactrocera dorsalis isolate Fly_Bdor chromosome 1, ASM2337382v1, whole genome shotgun sequence genome encodes:
- the LOC125775471 gene encoding uncharacterized protein LOC125775471 encodes MDNLDKRQKHTNKKQFEVLVSEMKLHPDIAKGFSQRAPGELNHFWEEISNKLNAVGPPIKDKTGWKKVWTDFKFATKKKMVKNAKQISGTGGGPFSQISLRALEEEVSVILSLNASVEGLKGVTSFGCSKENIPEEIPTTSTPRKRPVESIYSQPDIDLTSYMTPGQTIESNADADVFCTPHKKSRINKMGLLTEQINIQKKMEENVSKLLATLIKHQKDYIQEQSDTNRWLRKLSENEKDKLKEMKRHNAVMEKIAFDKLETKKKNSRTGT; translated from the exons ATGGataattt agATAAGAGACAAaaacacaccaacaaaaaacaatttgaagtgttagtaagtgaaaTGAAGCTGCACCCCGACATAGCGAAAGGATTTTCGCAAAGAGCACCAGGCGAATTGAATCATTTTTGGgaagaaatttcaaacaaattaaacGCAGTAGGTCCCCCAATCAAGGACAAAACTGGATGGAAGAAG GTTTGGACAGATTTCAAGTTTGCGACGAAGAAAAAAATGGTcaaaaatgcaaagcaaattTCAGGAACAGGAGGTGGGCCCTTCAGCCAAATTTCTTTACGTGCACTGGAAGAGGAAGTGAGTGTTATTCTATCACTCAATGCATCAGTGGAGGGATTAAAGGGCGTTACAAGTTTTGGATgctcaaaagaaaatattccggAAGAAATACCAACAACAAGTACTCCCCGCAAAAGACCGGTTGAGTCAATTTATTCCCAGCCTGACATTGACTTGACGTCATATATGACTCCTGGCCAGACCATAGAATCTAATGCAGATGCTGATGTGTTCTGTACCCCACATAAAAAGAGTAGAATAAACAAAATGGGTCTTCTTAcagaacaaataaatattcaaaaaaagatGGAGGAAAATGTATCTAAATTGTTAGCCACGCTCATTAAACATCAAAAAGACTATATCCAAGAACAGTCCGACACGAACAGGTGGCTTAGGAAACTAAGTGAAAATGAGAAGGataaattgaaagaaatgaaGCGACATAATGCTGTCATGGAAAAAATAGCCTTTGATAAAttggaaaccaaaaaaaaaaattctagaaCTGGAACTTGA